CAACAAACACGTATGGATAAAACCAAAGTTGCAGCTGAAAAGAGTAAAGCCTCAGCTGTTGCGTATCTTGAAAAAAACAAAACTGTTGAAGGTTTCAAAGTCACGGCCTCTGGTTTGCAATACAAGGTGGTCACAACAGGTAAAGGGCCAACACCTAAAGACAAAGATTTCGTAATGGCTCACTATTCAGGCAAACTCACAGATGGAACAGAATTTGACAGTTCATACAAACGTGGTCAACCTGCAGAATTTCCAGTAATGGGCGTAATTCCCGGTTGGACGGAAGCCTTGAAGATGATGAAGGTTGGCGATAAATGGCAACTAGTCATTCCACCTGAGCTCGCTTATGGCGAGGGCGGCAGACCCGGCATTCCACCAAATTCAGTTTTGGTTTTCGACATTGAACTTGTTGGGATTAAAGGGAAGAAGTAATTTTAAAATTTGAAAAAATGCAAAGGGCTGACTTGTAAATGAGTTGGCCCTTTTTATTTCGCAGGCAAGATTCTATTCACTAACTCTGCAACCCAATCTGTTCCATGGGAGGCAATGTACCCCCAATGCCCACCAAATCTTGTTCTATGGGTCATGACGAATTCAGAACTAGAAGTAACATCGACAAATCTTTTGTAATGAGCATACGGAACAATAGGATCATTTTTTGCGTGTATTACAATCAACGGAACTTTTAATTTATTTATATTCTTTAAAAATATCACTGAACTTGTCTTAAGGTAACTCTCAACGGACTCAGTCTCTACCTCTGGATTCCATGGAAATAAATTTTCTAAAGTTCGGCTCTTAATATTTTTTGTCGTTTGCGCACTTAATCGTGCATGAAAAAGATTATAAAAGCGCTGACCAGCATTGTTTGAACTTAAAATCTTATCTTCCGCCTTCAACTTAAGCATAACCTCAGATCTCAGAGTTGCTTTGTAATGCTTAAGGGCACTCTTAATGATCTGATTTCCTGTCCATGATAATTTGCAGCCAGATGAATTCTTCAACGAATAATTAAACATATTCAAAACACAATCTGTTAACTCATCATGATGAGTGACGCCACTAAAGCTAATCGCTGATTTAAATAAATCTGTTCCCAAACGCTGATCTTCTACAAGGGCATGCATCACAGCGGCCCCACCCAAGCTCACACCCAATAAATGCAGCGTTGTATGTGGAATTGTCTTATCGGCTGATATTGCTTTAGCCAATTGCACAAGTGCACGGCCCTCGTCATAACCGCCCAAACTTAAACTCTCATTAAGTGAATAAAATCCAGCACCAGAAATTGAATCAACAACCAAAACATTGGCCCTTAATTTATTAGCTAGTACAACACCTCGAATAAAAGCCGAACCAGCACTTGACCATCGATCTGATAATGAACCAAAATTTGCTATAATTAACGGTCTTGGAGTTAACCCTTGAGCATCTTGCATAAACAAGAGCCCGCCCATTAGGCTTCCGTCATCTAAAACAAACTCTCTCAAATTTTCAGTGTAACGATCATAAGGCACATCAATAAGATTTGGAGCTGCCGTTCCTATTAAACCCGACCAACCAATA
This window of the Oligoflexia bacterium genome carries:
- a CDS encoding FKBP-type peptidyl-prolyl cis-trans isomerase is translated as MKFFIIMLALVGLTACNQTPKSDLKTDKAKASYSIGQQVGGNFKTQEVDLDIAAFSMAVSDVIAGKKPALTADEMQKAMMQFQQTRMDKTKVAAEKSKASAVAYLEKNKTVEGFKVTASGLQYKVVTTGKGPTPKDKDFVMAHYSGKLTDGTEFDSSYKRGQPAEFPVMGVIPGWTEALKMMKVGDKWQLVIPPELAYGEGGRPGIPPNSVLVFDIELVGIKGKK